TGGTGCTCGCCATTGGCCTTGTGGTGGACGATGCCATTGTGATTGTGGAAAATATTTACCACAAGATTGAAAAGGGAATGACGCCGAAGCAGGCGGCTGTGGCGGGTACGAATGAAATCTTCTTTGCCGTGATTGCAACCTCAGTGGTGCTGATGGCTGTGTTTGTACCGGTGCTTGCGCTGGGCGGTACGACGGGTCTCTTGTTCCGTGAATTTGTGGCGGTGATGATCGGTACGGTGTTCCTTTCGACGTTGTGCGCTCTGACGCTTTCGCCGATGCTTTGCTCCAAGTTCTTGAAAAAGCAGAAACAGGGATGGTTCTTCCGTGTGACAGAACCGTTCTTCGATGGAATGAACCGTGTTTACTCAGTGCTGCTCGGCGGTTTCCTCAGAATGCGTTTGCTCTTGTTCCCAATTGTGGCGGGCCTTTTGGTGGCGGCCTATTTCTGCTTCAATAACATGAGTAGCGAAATGGCTCCGACCGAAGACTCGAATGCCGTCATGGTGAACTTGAACATGCCTGAAGGCGTGACACTGACGCGAACCAAACGCATGGCCGATGCCTTTGCCGAAGAAGTGATTGCCCTGTTAGATAGCAACGAATATACCGAATTCCAGGCGGGTGCATGGAATGCGGGCAATTCGAGAATGCGCTTGACTTTGAATGACAACAAGAAGGCGCGTCGCCCGCAGAGTGTAATCGCCCGTGAAATCCAGCTGCTCGGAAACGAGTACCCCGACTTGCGCGTAATGGTGTTTGAACCACAGAGCATCAGTACACAGCGCGGTGGCCTTCCGGTGCAGTTCGTGTTGCAGGCTCCGAATATCGAAATCTTGCGTACGCTTGTTCCCAAGTTCGAAGAAGAAGCGAGCCATAGTCCTGTGTTCAGCGTGGTGAACACGAACTTGCGCTTTACCAAGCCGGAACTCCATATCGAAATTTTGCGCGACAAGGCCAACGAAGAAGGCGTGTCGGTGAACGATATTGCGCAGGCGGTGCAACTTGCCATTAGCGACCAAAGCTACGGCGAATTCTACAAGGATGGTCGCCAGTATGACATTATCGGTGCGGTGGGTTATCAGTACCGTAGCATGCCCGAAAACATTGCAATGCTTTCTGTGAAGAATGGCAAGGGTGAACTGGTGAGCATTGAAAACTTTATCACCTATAGCGAACAGTCCGCATCGCCGTCGCTCCCGAGATTCAATCGCTTTAGCGCTGCGACCATTCAGGCGGGCCTTGTACCTGGCAAGACGATTGGCGACGGCGTGGAAGAAATGCGCCGCATTGCAAAGCTCTTGCTGAAGGATTATCCGAACGTGAGTACGGCTTTGAGCGGTTCGTCGAAGGAATTCGAAGAAAGTTCCAGCGGACTCTACATCGTGTTCCTCTTGGCGCTTGCGCTGGTGTTCTTGGTGCTTGCGGGGCAGTTTGAAAGTTTCCGCGCTCCGTTCGTCATCTTCTTTACGGTGCCGCTTGCTTTGGCGGGTGCGCTCGCTTGCTTGTTCATTACGGGCCAGACGCTCAATATCTTTAGCGAGATTGCGCTGATTCTCTTGATTGCGCTTGTGACGAAGAACGGCATTCTGATTGTGGAATTTGCAAACCAGATTGCGGCGAATACGGGCTGTAACAAGCTTGAGGCGGCTCGGTTAGCGGCGGAACGCCGCTTCCGCCCAATCCTCATGACGAGCCTTTCGACGGTATTGGGCGCTGTGCCCTTGATTCTCACGGGCACCCCGAGCCGTATCGCCATGGGCATCGCTATCGCCGGTGGCCTTACGTTTGCGACGTTTATGACGCTCTTTATTGTGCCGGCAGCTTACAGCTTCTTTGCGGGCAAGGTCGATTCCAATACTACCACTGACGCCTCAAAGATGGCGTGATTATTTAACCATCTGGAATACGCGCTCGCCTTTGCGGCTCATGCCATAGCGGGTGCGTAACAGGTTCTCTTTGTACAGGGAATCGTTCTTGAGTCGTTCAATCTCGATGTTGCAGGAGTCGATGGCGTGCTGCAGGGAATCGATTTGCGCTTCGTACCTAGCGATGTTCTCCGTGATTTTTTGCTGTTGCTTCAAGC
This genomic window from Fibrobacter sp. UWB5 contains:
- a CDS encoding efflux RND transporter permease subunit — protein: MSVANLSVRRPVLMTVMALVIILLGAFGASNLGVREYPNVDYPLIQVRTSYPGANAAVVEAEVTEILEASINSASGIKALTSTSRDGFSFINIEFETGMDLEAAANEIRDRVSRVRRRLPDDVDEPTVYKSDSDNDPILMVSLVSDKLDPMEVSELANNFVKERLQTINGVSEIAIWGEKRPTVRLWIDPVRLQALGVSGAEMSAALKKGNLELPSGSIEGSETTLSIRTLGRILDPKAFENIAVKTAADGTVIRISDVADIHYEPKDTRTGFRRNGKNSITLALMAQPGSNHVEIADEFYKRVEDIRREIPEGVDVLYGRDTSINIRASIKEVVETIFIAFLLVIAIIFAFLREGRTTLIPMVVVPVSVIGSFFVLYLCGFSINVLTLLAMVLAIGLVVDDAIVIVENIYHKIEKGMTPKQAAVAGTNEIFFAVIATSVVLMAVFVPVLALGGTTGLLFREFVAVMIGTVFLSTLCALTLSPMLCSKFLKKQKQGWFFRVTEPFFDGMNRVYSVLLGGFLRMRLLLFPIVAGLLVAAYFCFNNMSSEMAPTEDSNAVMVNLNMPEGVTLTRTKRMADAFAEEVIALLDSNEYTEFQAGAWNAGNSRMRLTLNDNKKARRPQSVIAREIQLLGNEYPDLRVMVFEPQSISTQRGGLPVQFVLQAPNIEILRTLVPKFEEEASHSPVFSVVNTNLRFTKPELHIEILRDKANEEGVSVNDIAQAVQLAISDQSYGEFYKDGRQYDIIGAVGYQYRSMPENIAMLSVKNGKGELVSIENFITYSEQSASPSLPRFNRFSAATIQAGLVPGKTIGDGVEEMRRIAKLLLKDYPNVSTALSGSSKEFEESSSGLYIVFLLALALVFLVLAGQFESFRAPFVIFFTVPLALAGALACLFITGQTLNIFSEIALILLIALVTKNGILIVEFANQIAANTGCNKLEAARLAAERRFRPILMTSLSTVLGAVPLILTGTPSRIAMGIAIAGGLTFATFMTLFIVPAAYSFFAGKVDSNTTTDASKMA
- a CDS encoding septum formation initiator family protein encodes the protein MKKRFFWIILFTIVATIAIVISQLMFGKNSLKQQQKITENIARYEAQIDSLQHAIDSCNIEIERLKNDSLYKENLLRTRYGMSRKGERVFQMVK